In Pseudoalteromonas sp. NC201, a single window of DNA contains:
- a CDS encoding fatty acid cis/trans isomerase has product MSKRALFCAVVVAVLSGCVALGVSKYDDMFGPEQPQARIEQYHQGGARYLQSVKPILESRCVVCHGCYDAPCQLKLSSPEGIDRGLSKELVYDGTRLLAQTPTRLLFDAQTTTQWRERGFTPVLNERNQSEYSNLAGSVLYNSLLLKMSHRFPEQGILGKEFDFSLDRTQSCPTMDEFSTLAKQQPHAGMPYGLPALTHDEFKTLEAWLQSGSKMSQIAKPSVAAQKEVKKWEQFLNQDSNKHRLAARYIFEHWYLAHIHFPHLDDPAFFQLVRSSTPPGQPIALVSSVRPFDDPEIDRVYYRLMQVRSTILSKTHMPLALNDAKLSRLHQQFYAADYHVEELPGYEPELAANPFKVFKDIPVNSRYQFMLDEAELIVKGFIKGPVCRGQIALNVINDHFWVAFVDPEKNSNEAVNQLLLKHDEDLVLPAAEQSNALPLSSWAKYATKQQDYLRAKTELADKMFADGQRLNMDLIWRGEGENPNAALTIFRHFDSATVVKGFIGQPPKTAWVLDYALFERIHYLLVAGFDVYGNIGHQLITRLYMDFLRLEGEQNFLNLLPLSHRQEIKRYWYRKSHLSLSEFINRKSLIGAPTGIKYETDDPKQELYDKLHAVLKPILNRDYDYQAVGKPLQALNSMSVRAINLLPQVSFIITKQSDGSHQAFSLLHHNAHYNISSLLNEEGQRAYTEDTATIVPGFIGDYPEAIWYLESEVAQEDFVSSFSQMNSESDYRALRAQYGIRRTHPEFWRYSDLIHDIAKQTRGVEYGLFDYNRLENR; this is encoded by the coding sequence AAACTGTCATCTCCAGAAGGAATCGATAGGGGATTGTCAAAGGAATTAGTGTATGACGGCACGCGGTTGTTAGCACAAACACCAACCCGGCTGTTATTCGATGCCCAAACCACGACACAGTGGCGTGAGCGTGGTTTTACCCCAGTGCTGAATGAGCGCAATCAATCTGAATACAGCAACCTAGCTGGGAGTGTGCTTTATAATAGCTTGCTGTTAAAAATGTCTCATCGTTTTCCTGAGCAAGGCATCTTGGGTAAAGAGTTTGATTTCTCTTTAGATCGAACGCAGTCTTGCCCAACCATGGATGAATTTTCTACCCTGGCGAAACAACAGCCTCATGCGGGGATGCCCTACGGCTTACCAGCGCTCACGCATGATGAATTCAAAACCTTGGAAGCATGGCTGCAAAGTGGCAGTAAAATGAGCCAGATTGCAAAGCCAAGTGTTGCAGCACAAAAAGAAGTGAAAAAGTGGGAACAATTTCTTAATCAGGACTCCAATAAACACCGCCTTGCCGCGCGTTATATTTTTGAGCATTGGTATTTAGCCCATATCCACTTCCCTCATCTGGATGACCCCGCGTTTTTTCAATTGGTACGCTCAAGCACGCCGCCGGGCCAGCCAATCGCACTGGTGAGTTCGGTGCGTCCGTTTGACGATCCTGAGATCGATAGGGTGTATTATCGATTGATGCAAGTGCGCAGTACCATTTTGTCAAAAACTCACATGCCACTGGCATTGAACGACGCCAAGCTATCTCGGTTACATCAGCAATTTTATGCAGCGGATTATCACGTGGAGGAACTGCCAGGTTATGAGCCAGAGCTTGCAGCAAACCCATTTAAGGTATTCAAAGATATTCCGGTTAATTCTCGTTATCAATTTATGCTGGATGAGGCCGAGTTAATTGTAAAAGGCTTTATCAAAGGTCCTGTATGTCGAGGCCAAATAGCGCTTAATGTCATTAACGATCATTTCTGGGTGGCGTTTGTTGATCCTGAAAAAAATAGCAATGAAGCGGTGAACCAGCTGCTGCTTAAACATGATGAAGATTTGGTACTACCTGCGGCTGAGCAAAGTAATGCTTTACCGCTTTCCAGTTGGGCGAAATACGCCACTAAGCAGCAGGATTACTTACGTGCCAAAACAGAGCTTGCAGATAAGATGTTTGCCGATGGGCAGCGTCTCAATATGGACTTGATTTGGCGTGGAGAGGGGGAAAACCCGAATGCAGCATTAACTATCTTCCGTCATTTTGATAGCGCAACGGTGGTTAAAGGTTTTATCGGCCAGCCTCCCAAAACAGCTTGGGTATTAGACTATGCCTTGTTCGAGCGCATTCACTACTTGCTGGTGGCAGGTTTTGACGTGTATGGCAACATTGGTCATCAGTTGATCACACGCTTATATATGGACTTTTTGAGGCTTGAAGGTGAGCAAAACTTTTTAAATTTACTGCCACTTAGTCATCGACAGGAAATTAAACGCTATTGGTATCGTAAGTCACACTTGAGCTTAAGTGAGTTTATCAATCGCAAATCACTAATCGGTGCGCCAACGGGGATAAAATACGAAACGGACGATCCAAAGCAAGAGTTGTATGACAAACTACATGCTGTGCTTAAGCCGATTCTAAATAGGGATTATGACTATCAAGCCGTCGGCAAGCCACTGCAGGCACTCAATAGCATGTCCGTTAGGGCGATTAATTTGCTTCCTCAGGTCTCGTTTATTATTACTAAGCAAAGTGACGGTTCACATCAAGCGTTCTCGCTATTACACCATAATGCCCACTACAACATCTCCAGTTTGTTAAATGAAGAAGGGCAAAGAGCGTATACAGAAGACACTGCGACGATTGTGCCAGGCTTTATCGGAGATTACCCAGAGGCAATTTGGTATTTAGAAAGCGAGGTAGCACAAGAGGACTTCGTCTCATCATTTAGCCAAATGAATAGTGAGTCTGATTACCGAGCGCTACGAGCGCAATATGGGATCCGCAGGACTCACCCAGAGTTTTGGCGTTACAGTGATTTAATTCACGATATTGCCAAACAAACACGTGGCGTTGAATATGGTTTATTTGACTATAACCGGCTAGAAAACCGCTAA
- a CDS encoding peroxiredoxin-like family protein, translating into MRHFILSLALACSAFVSAAEITNIAAAPEQVSPLLPGIDAPALQLKDKSGKTVDLPTRYKENITVLVIYRGGWCPYCSRQLAGIQEIEPQLVKMGAQIIAIAPDSPEALAKSTIESPHYQLLSDNEMRMSQALGLAYFLDDKTALAYRNKLGVNFVDFEGNDKVALPVPAVFVVDKKGLIQFQYANPNYKVRLDESVLLAAVKAASQL; encoded by the coding sequence ATGCGTCATTTTATTTTATCGCTCGCTTTGGCTTGTTCAGCCTTTGTCAGCGCAGCTGAAATCACTAATATCGCCGCAGCACCTGAACAAGTAAGCCCACTCCTTCCAGGCATTGATGCCCCTGCATTACAACTCAAAGATAAGTCAGGTAAAACTGTCGACCTCCCGACACGCTATAAAGAAAATATCACCGTACTGGTGATTTATCGTGGTGGCTGGTGTCCATACTGTTCAAGACAGCTCGCGGGGATCCAAGAAATTGAACCACAGCTTGTTAAAATGGGGGCACAAATTATTGCTATCGCACCAGATTCACCTGAGGCGCTGGCAAAAAGTACAATTGAATCCCCTCACTACCAACTGTTGTCTGATAACGAAATGCGTATGAGCCAAGCGTTAGGTCTCGCCTATTTCCTAGATGATAAAACAGCCCTTGCTTATCGCAACAAGTTGGGCGTAAATTTTGTTGATTTTGAGGGGAACGATAAAGTTGCCTTGCCGGTGCCGGCGGTATTTGTAGTCGATAAGAAGGGCTTGATCCAATTTCAATACGCAAACCCAAATTACAAAGTGAGATTGGATGAAAGTGTGCTACTAGCCGCGGTCAAAGCAGCTAGTCAACTATAG
- a CDS encoding dUTP diphosphatase, which yields MSANITKLVVMLEMQHAMNTKVHQQWFEQGFEWYRAIWVECAEMLDHYGWKWWKKQTPDTEQVILELVDIFHFGLSLRIDGETSFEQLATQLEAELAKPTTAEDFKETLELLASAAVTKREFDAHAFAGCMQQIGMSIDDLYRGYVGKNTLNFFRQDHGYKDGSYIKVWNGQEDNEHLVEVVKSLDTAHPDFKTHVYDGLKARYPA from the coding sequence ATGTCTGCAAACATCACTAAGCTTGTGGTTATGCTAGAAATGCAACATGCCATGAATACCAAAGTACACCAACAATGGTTTGAACAAGGGTTTGAATGGTACCGCGCAATTTGGGTTGAGTGTGCAGAAATGCTAGATCACTACGGCTGGAAATGGTGGAAAAAGCAAACGCCAGATACAGAACAAGTGATTTTAGAGCTAGTGGATATTTTTCATTTTGGCTTGTCTTTACGTATCGATGGCGAAACATCATTTGAGCAACTAGCGACTCAGTTAGAGGCTGAATTGGCAAAGCCAACTACCGCAGAAGACTTCAAGGAAACCCTTGAATTACTTGCAAGTGCGGCTGTAACCAAACGCGAGTTTGATGCCCATGCGTTTGCGGGATGTATGCAGCAAATCGGAATGTCTATTGATGACCTATACCGTGGATATGTCGGTAAAAACACGCTTAACTTCTTCCGCCAAGACCATGGCTATAAAGATGGTTCTTACATCAAGGTATGGAATGGCCAAGAAGATAACGAGCACTTAGTCGAAGTGGTGAAAAGTCTAGATACAGCACACCCAGACTTTAAAACACACGTGTACGACGGCTTAAAAGCTCGCTACCCAGCTTAA
- the yrfG gene encoding GMP/IMP nucleotidase — translation MLNWSNIDTVLLDMDGTLLDLHFDNHFFLDVVPKAHAKRQGLTLEAARADILARYDAVMGQIEWYCLDYWQEQLQLPIMELKREVQHLISIREDVPAFLEALRESGKQLILLTNAHPNSLSLKIERTQFDKYLDKLVSTHEYGVSKESQMLWQQVERDLGFDKSRTLFVDDSISVLNAAKEFGIGHLLAVANPDSRQPEREITEYLSVSDYRTLLPIID, via the coding sequence ATGCTAAATTGGTCAAATATCGATACCGTTTTGTTAGATATGGATGGCACATTACTCGACCTCCATTTTGATAATCACTTTTTTCTCGACGTTGTGCCTAAGGCACACGCAAAACGTCAAGGCTTAACCCTTGAGGCTGCAAGGGCCGACATCCTCGCGCGTTATGACGCAGTAATGGGCCAGATAGAATGGTATTGCCTAGATTATTGGCAGGAGCAACTACAGCTCCCAATTATGGAGCTTAAACGTGAAGTACAACACTTGATCTCAATTCGTGAGGATGTACCAGCGTTTTTAGAGGCCTTAAGAGAGAGTGGAAAACAGCTTATCTTGTTGACCAACGCTCACCCAAACAGTCTAAGTTTGAAAATTGAGCGTACCCAATTCGATAAGTATCTCGACAAATTGGTTTCAACCCATGAATATGGCGTAAGTAAAGAAAGTCAGATGTTGTGGCAACAGGTAGAGCGTGATTTGGGCTTTGATAAGTCCCGCACTTTATTTGTGGACGATAGCATTAGCGTGTTAAATGCTGCGAAAGAATTTGGTATTGGCCATTTGCTTGCCGTTGCTAACCCTGACAGTCGGCAACCAGAGCGAGAGATCACTGAATATCTCTCAGTCTCCGATTACCGTACCTTGCTACCTATTATAGATTAA
- the nudE gene encoding ADP compounds hydrolase NudE has product MSHKKHPTPPEILACDVVAKSKLFTVEALSLSFSNGEQREYERVRGGGRGAVMIVPITADNELLLVREYCAGTHDYQLGFPKGLIDPGETPVEAGNRELKEEVGFGANAFSELKVVSLAPSYFNAKMHILVASELYSEQLEGDEPEPLVVVKWPLDKLYDLLHQEDFTEARSVAALLLLKAHLNLEA; this is encoded by the coding sequence ATGTCACATAAAAAGCATCCCACACCACCAGAAATTTTAGCTTGCGACGTCGTGGCTAAAAGCAAATTGTTCACGGTAGAAGCACTTTCGTTATCTTTTTCGAATGGCGAGCAACGAGAATACGAAAGAGTTCGTGGCGGTGGCCGTGGCGCAGTAATGATCGTGCCCATAACTGCTGATAATGAGCTATTATTAGTGAGAGAATACTGTGCAGGAACACATGACTATCAACTCGGCTTTCCCAAAGGGCTAATTGACCCTGGCGAAACCCCGGTGGAAGCGGGTAACCGAGAGCTAAAAGAAGAAGTGGGTTTTGGTGCAAATGCTTTCTCTGAACTCAAAGTAGTGTCACTGGCACCGAGTTACTTTAATGCTAAAATGCATATTTTGGTCGCTAGTGAACTTTACTCAGAACAGCTTGAAGGTGATGAACCAGAGCCACTGGTAGTAGTGAAGTGGCCGCTAGATAAATTATATGATCTGTTACATCAAGAGGACTTTACCGAAGCAAGAAGTGTCGCGGCACTACTGTTATTAAAAGCACATTTGAATCTGGAGGCGTAA
- the cysQ gene encoding 3'(2'),5'-bisphosphate nucleotidase CysQ has protein sequence MQSYLEPCIALAQRAGEAIMAIYQADDIGKKEKSDHTPVTAADLASNEILMAGLAEIAPDIPVMSEETPIPPLSERQDWQRYWLLDPMDGTGEFILESGDFAVNIALIENNHPVLGVIYWPSQGLTYYASKDEGAFKRSDSGESKRIFVSPRETLTLAVSRRQKLEAVSQYLNSQFDTVALGSCSLKACIIAEGKADCFLRVGPTGEWDTGASQIIVEEAGGCITDAEFNPLTYNRRETTENPDFIVMGHPDWQWQKLISPHHRTIE, from the coding sequence TTGCAGTCCTATTTAGAGCCTTGCATCGCACTGGCACAACGTGCCGGTGAAGCCATTATGGCAATTTATCAAGCCGATGATATTGGTAAAAAAGAAAAGTCTGACCACACTCCTGTCACTGCCGCAGATTTGGCATCTAATGAGATCTTAATGGCGGGTCTTGCTGAAATAGCACCTGACATTCCGGTAATGTCTGAAGAAACACCAATTCCACCATTGAGTGAGCGACAAGATTGGCAGCGCTACTGGTTACTCGATCCTATGGATGGCACTGGGGAATTTATTCTCGAAAGCGGTGACTTTGCCGTCAATATTGCGCTAATCGAAAATAACCATCCTGTGTTAGGCGTCATTTACTGGCCATCTCAAGGGCTGACATATTACGCGAGCAAAGATGAAGGTGCGTTTAAACGTAGTGACTCAGGCGAAAGTAAACGTATTTTCGTCTCGCCACGAGAAACGCTGACATTGGCAGTAAGTCGCAGACAAAAGCTTGAAGCGGTTAGTCAGTACTTAAATAGTCAGTTCGACACTGTGGCACTTGGGTCATGTTCATTAAAAGCCTGCATTATCGCAGAAGGTAAGGCGGATTGTTTTTTACGAGTAGGGCCAACGGGAGAGTGGGATACTGGCGCGTCACAAATCATCGTCGAAGAAGCCGGAGGTTGTATTACCGATGCTGAGTTTAACCCGCTGACCTACAATCGACGAGAAACTACCGAAAACCCAGACTTTATTGTTATGGGGCATCCCGATTGGCAATGGCAAAAGTTGATCAGTCCACATCATCGAACGATAGAATAA
- a CDS encoding methyl-accepting chemotaxis protein, translating into MDLHSIRVKSSLPTAMLTIVLLFVFFGFSVLLNKVQSALEIQTENYLKAVSVVLNADRDFYQAQEAYLKLLAGEDKRADFEENAEQVKQRYQKYLQFMSLHQSELGSFATFDADFQSWYRVTVASIKTPTDKALQTESAKLFGAVRDVLDKAGELADGKSAASRALVVAEVTQIKWGLGVGALLLLGIACWIAYRIPRQLAKQINFVSDRISEIASGDGDLTGRIEIKGNDEFAKLSLNFNHFLESLQAMVTALVKDGGELSSLSSKLSHYATQCHDLIDSLGKSSHTIVSAVNQLSHSSQEVSSVAENSLKEAEASHRYAAQGKTVLADSKQKITHLADNMEAALSSSLALQKNSENITQVLDVIRGIAEQTNLLALNAAIEAARAGEQGRGFAVVADEVRSLATRTQDSTNDIQKMLEAFSHSVEDSQKTIEDGKQYVDVAVESFTKATELLELIAQSAVKVTELSEQTAHATQQQNAVSTEVSSNLTDLNDKTLDGERLSGETHQISDDVLRVTSKLVNELSQFKV; encoded by the coding sequence ATGGATTTACATAGTATTCGAGTCAAAAGTTCGTTGCCTACGGCTATGTTGACGATCGTGTTGCTATTTGTGTTTTTTGGTTTTTCGGTGTTGCTCAATAAAGTGCAATCGGCACTTGAGATCCAAACTGAAAACTATTTAAAAGCCGTGTCAGTGGTACTCAATGCGGATAGAGACTTTTATCAAGCTCAAGAAGCCTACCTCAAATTATTAGCTGGTGAAGATAAGCGGGCGGATTTTGAAGAAAACGCCGAGCAGGTGAAACAGCGCTATCAAAAGTATCTTCAGTTTATGTCACTCCACCAGAGTGAGCTGGGTAGTTTTGCAACTTTTGACGCGGACTTTCAAAGTTGGTATCGCGTGACGGTGGCGAGTATTAAAACTCCGACAGATAAAGCGCTTCAAACTGAGTCGGCTAAGTTATTTGGTGCAGTTCGTGATGTGCTTGATAAAGCCGGTGAATTAGCCGATGGAAAATCTGCTGCAAGTCGCGCGTTAGTCGTTGCTGAGGTTACTCAGATAAAGTGGGGTCTTGGTGTTGGTGCCTTGCTCCTACTTGGTATTGCCTGTTGGATTGCTTATCGAATCCCTCGTCAGCTAGCAAAGCAGATAAACTTTGTGTCAGATAGGATCTCTGAAATCGCCTCTGGAGACGGAGACTTAACTGGTCGCATTGAAATCAAAGGAAATGATGAGTTTGCAAAGCTATCGCTAAACTTTAATCATTTTCTCGAGAGTTTACAGGCGATGGTTACAGCACTAGTGAAAGATGGTGGCGAGCTGTCGAGTTTGTCGTCAAAACTCAGTCATTATGCCACACAGTGCCATGACTTAATCGACTCGCTTGGTAAGTCATCACATACCATTGTTAGCGCGGTGAATCAGCTAAGTCACTCAAGTCAAGAAGTCTCGTCGGTGGCAGAAAACTCATTGAAAGAAGCTGAAGCTTCACATCGCTACGCAGCACAAGGTAAAACGGTGTTGGCTGATTCAAAACAAAAAATCACTCATCTTGCTGATAATATGGAAGCGGCACTCTCCAGTTCGTTAGCTTTACAAAAAAACTCTGAAAACATTACGCAAGTGCTTGATGTTATTCGCGGGATCGCTGAGCAAACCAATTTATTAGCGCTCAACGCGGCAATAGAAGCGGCAAGAGCAGGCGAACAAGGTCGTGGATTTGCAGTGGTAGCTGACGAGGTTAGGTCACTGGCCACTCGAACACAAGACAGCACTAATGATATTCAGAAGATGTTGGAAGCATTCTCCCATAGCGTAGAGGACTCACAAAAGACCATTGAAGATGGTAAGCAGTATGTTGATGTTGCAGTAGAAAGTTTTACGAAGGCAACGGAGCTATTGGAGTTAATTGCACAAAGTGCGGTGAAAGTGACTGAGCTTTCAGAGCAAACCGCTCATGCGACTCAGCAGCAAAATGCAGTATCTACTGAGGTTAGCAGTAATTTAACTGATTTAAATGACAAAACATTGGACGGCGAGCGGTTGTCTGGAGAAACGCACCAAATTTCGGATGATGTGCTGCGAGTCACCAGTAAATTGGTGAATGAATTATCTCAGTTTAAAGTCTAA
- a CDS encoding dipeptidase has product MKLGTALCALALAVSSAYATEYKASERAVKLAHDNILIDTHIDVPYRIQSKWDDVSQATEGGDFDYPRAIKGGLNAPFMSIYIPANLEFEGKGKSYQLANQLIDGMEALAHRAPDKFAMAYNTDDIYAQFDSGIMSIAMGMENGSPIEGEMKNLKHFYDRGVRYITLAHSQSNHISDSSYDVRRKWKGLSPFGKELVVEMNKIGMLIDVSHISDDAFYQVMDISKVPVVASHSSLRKYTPGFERNMDDKMLKALAKNGGVIQINFGSSFVTAKAGAWYDKRDEAQKEAKDKDRTDFRAAFRAKNPFPFATLDQVLDHIDHVVKLIGIDHVGIGSDYDGVGDSLPVGLKDVSTYPNLVQGLLDRGYSDADIKKILGGNTLRVWKQAEAYAKKFAK; this is encoded by the coding sequence ATGAAGCTCGGCACTGCTCTTTGCGCCCTAGCGCTGGCTGTTTCTAGCGCTTATGCAACTGAATACAAAGCCTCTGAGCGCGCAGTTAAACTCGCTCACGATAACATCCTAATTGATACACACATCGACGTTCCATATCGCATCCAAAGTAAATGGGATGATGTTAGCCAAGCAACCGAAGGCGGTGATTTTGATTACCCTCGCGCGATAAAAGGCGGTCTTAATGCGCCATTTATGTCTATTTATATTCCTGCTAATTTAGAATTTGAAGGTAAAGGTAAAAGCTATCAACTCGCCAATCAACTGATTGACGGTATGGAAGCCTTAGCACATCGCGCACCAGATAAATTTGCAATGGCTTACAATACCGACGACATTTATGCGCAATTTGACAGTGGTATTATGTCTATCGCGATGGGCATGGAAAATGGCTCGCCCATTGAAGGTGAGATGAAAAACCTTAAGCATTTTTATGACCGTGGCGTACGCTATATCACCTTAGCACACTCGCAAAGCAACCATATTTCTGACTCTTCTTATGATGTACGCCGCAAATGGAAAGGCTTAAGCCCATTTGGTAAAGAGCTTGTGGTTGAAATGAACAAAATTGGTATGCTCATTGATGTATCACATATTTCCGATGACGCCTTTTATCAGGTTATGGACATTTCAAAAGTACCGGTCGTTGCTTCACATTCATCCCTGCGCAAATACACCCCAGGATTCGAGCGCAATATGGATGACAAAATGCTCAAAGCCTTGGCAAAAAATGGCGGCGTGATCCAAATTAACTTTGGCTCGAGCTTTGTGACGGCAAAAGCTGGAGCTTGGTATGACAAGCGTGACGAAGCACAAAAAGAAGCCAAAGACAAAGATCGCACCGATTTTAGAGCGGCGTTTAGAGCAAAAAATCCGTTTCCATTTGCCACACTTGATCAAGTGCTAGATCACATTGACCACGTCGTTAAGTTGATAGGGATAGATCACGTAGGGATTGGTTCAGATTACGATGGTGTGGGTGACTCACTACCGGTTGGCCTGAAAGACGTGTCAACGTATCCAAATCTTGTGCAAGGTCTCTTGGATAGAGGTTACAGCGACGCTGATATCAAAAAGATTTTAGGTGGCAATACCCTGCGCGTGTGGAAACAAGCTGAGGCTTACGCAAAGAAGTTTGCTAAATAA
- a CDS encoding YheU family protein: MLIPYQQLPQETLDNLIEHYVLREGTDYGDTEVSTESKVAQVKAQLKSGEALIVFSELHESVNIVSKQQFQAMQAQEDYEY, from the coding sequence ATGCTCATTCCCTATCAACAACTTCCGCAAGAGACGCTAGACAATCTTATTGAGCACTATGTGCTGCGAGAAGGAACAGACTATGGCGATACCGAGGTCAGCACCGAGAGCAAAGTCGCGCAAGTGAAAGCACAGCTAAAATCCGGAGAAGCGCTGATCGTTTTCTCAGAATTACATGAATCTGTGAATATTGTTAGCAAACAACAATTTCAAGCAATGCAAGCACAGGAAGATTACGAGTATTAA
- a CDS encoding hydrolase, whose protein sequence is MNQAMKTITADNYEFKPAWWMRNRHAQTILPRFFRPRLQVPVDYETLDTPDDDFLELAWAKHGDKSAPLVVVLHGLEGNINSFYAKGLLKALVHHGFDAVLMHFRNCSREVNRQARAYHSGETSDLGFFIDTLKARFPKRPLFAVGFSLGGNVLAKYLGETKSQSGLEAGVVVSAPYHLSSSCQVIRKSCFKLYQKYLLDRMKKSFSRKLDTIQSQIRIDKPALYAIDDLWQFDDKITAPLHGFNGAEDYYAQASSQPYLTQITTPTLLIHAEDDPMLSSQAVPTAAQVNSPVTLAVSPHGGHVGFISGSNPLKPRFWLESVIPQYLQQIYSKAK, encoded by the coding sequence ATGAATCAAGCCATGAAAACAATAACAGCCGATAATTACGAATTTAAGCCCGCTTGGTGGATGCGCAACCGCCATGCCCAAACCATACTTCCGCGATTCTTTAGGCCTAGATTACAGGTGCCCGTCGACTATGAAACACTAGACACACCAGACGATGACTTTTTAGAACTTGCATGGGCAAAACACGGCGATAAATCGGCACCTTTGGTTGTGGTATTACATGGGCTAGAAGGCAATATCAACAGCTTTTATGCAAAAGGCCTATTAAAAGCGTTGGTACACCATGGTTTTGATGCCGTACTGATGCACTTTCGCAACTGCTCACGTGAAGTGAATCGCCAAGCTAGGGCTTATCATAGCGGCGAAACCTCAGATCTTGGCTTTTTTATAGACACGCTAAAAGCCCGTTTTCCTAAACGGCCATTATTTGCGGTTGGCTTCTCGCTCGGCGGTAATGTACTTGCCAAATACTTGGGAGAAACCAAATCGCAAAGCGGTCTTGAAGCTGGTGTTGTCGTCTCAGCGCCTTATCACCTTTCTTCCTCTTGTCAGGTGATCAGAAAGAGCTGTTTTAAGCTCTATCAAAAATACTTGCTAGACAGGATGAAGAAATCTTTTTCACGTAAGCTAGACACCATCCAGTCGCAAATTAGGATAGACAAGCCTGCCCTTTATGCCATTGATGACCTTTGGCAATTTGACGATAAGATAACGGCACCGCTGCATGGTTTTAACGGCGCGGAAGACTATTACGCACAAGCAAGTTCGCAGCCCTACTTAACCCAGATCACGACACCAACACTCCTGATCCACGCCGAAGATGACCCCATGCTATCATCACAAGCCGTGCCTACAGCCGCTCAGGTTAACTCACCGGTGACGCTCGCAGTGAGTCCCCACGGTGGTCACGTAGGGTTTATTTCGGGAAGTAACCCCCTTAAACCTAGGTTTTGGCTAGAAAGCGTTATTCCACAATATTTACAGCAAATTTATAGTAAGGCTAAGTAG
- a CDS encoding TIGR02444 family protein, translated as MLSREDFWQFACEFYSRPQMQSRLLNLQDAAGKNINLCLLLCYLDTLALTITPDTLTALVKTAKQFDQAVLQPQRAIRHTLKTHHQDYQDYKKLRAAMLTAELELEKRQQVLLLETLKRFSFAPLQSCSNVLLYLSQSEYDALFNTADF; from the coding sequence ATGCTAAGTCGTGAAGACTTTTGGCAATTTGCCTGTGAGTTCTACAGCCGCCCGCAAATGCAATCGCGGCTGCTGAATTTGCAAGATGCTGCAGGCAAAAATATCAACCTGTGCCTGTTACTTTGTTACCTAGACACTTTAGCACTGACGATTACCCCCGACACCCTAACCGCACTGGTAAAGACTGCTAAGCAATTTGACCAAGCGGTGCTACAACCCCAACGCGCGATCCGCCATACCCTAAAAACACATCATCAAGACTACCAAGACTATAAAAAGTTACGAGCTGCGATGCTGACTGCAGAGCTTGAGCTTGAAAAGCGCCAACAAGTGCTATTGTTGGAAACATTAAAGCGCTTTTCGTTTGCGCCACTGCAATCATGTAGCAATGTGCTGCTCTATTTGAGTCAGAGTGAGTACGACGCTTTATTCAATACGGCTGATTTCTAA